Proteins found in one Xenopus laevis strain J_2021 chromosome 1L, Xenopus_laevis_v10.1, whole genome shotgun sequence genomic segment:
- the tmem215.L gene encoding transmembrane protein 215, whose protein sequence is MRPDDINPRTGLVVALVSIFLVFGFMFTVSGFKGESLGPIPLIAIGPAIFLPGVAAISLARRTDGCTKWPYKKWICCKKTKDKEDIELLKTPSGMESGKGSSNELDKKGEKKEKDEETESNKVITIEDARTLIKGVDQQEVLKYLDQCYSSNALPGGVDSTCSVFDKTRSADRIIYTATDEKVTLDPRDKEAAAFTHKQDRYCCYVQATEVNWDQETIV, encoded by the coding sequence ATGAGACCAGATGATATCAACCCTCGTACTGGACTGGTGGTGGCCTTGGTGAGCATCTTCCTGGTCTTTGGGTTTATGTTTACAGTgtctggttttaaaggggaaagtcTGGGGCCGATTCCTCTTATTGCTATCGGACCTGCAATTTTTCTCCCAGGAGTGGCTGCCATTTCACTTGCCAGGAGAACGGATGGCTGTACAAAGTGGCCCTATAAAAAGTGGATCTGCTGTAAGAAAACAAAAGACAAAGAAGATATAGAGCTTTTGAAGACTCCCTCAGGCATGGAATCTGGCAAGGGGAGCTCTAATGAGCTGGATaaaaagggagagaaaaaagaaaaagatgaagaaaCGGAGTCCAACAAAGTTATCACCATAGAGGATGCAAGGACTCTTATCAAGGGAGTGGACCAACAGGAGGTGCTAAAATACCTGGATCAGTGCTATTCTTCTAATGCCTTGCCAGGTGGGGTAGACAGTACTTGTTCGGTATTTGATAAGACACGCTCAGCCGACAGGATTATTTACACTGCCACAGATGAGAAGGTCACTCTGGACCCCCGAGATAAAGAGGCTGCTGCCTTCACACACAAGCAGGACAGGTACTGCTGTTATGTACAAGCTACAGAGGTGAACTGGGACCAAGAGACAATTGTTTAA